One Aliidiomarina minuta genomic region harbors:
- the coxB gene encoding cytochrome c oxidase subunit II, which yields MLTMPAAYAESLQINLPRGATDISNTVYNLHMFVFYVCVAIGVVVFAAMFWSMIRHRKSRGQVPAKFHDNVKVEIAWTIIPFLILITMAVPATRVLIDMEDTSDSDMTVLITGSQWRWNYEYFEHDVQYRSSLATMRDQIYGNLEKGENYLLEVDRPLVIPTDRKVRFLITSDDVIHSWWVPEFAIKKDANPGYINEAWTIVDEPGIYRGQCAELCGRDHAFMPVVVIAMEPDDFDEWIANEETRQAEARAEEERLLDMEMSMDELMSMGENVYTAQCAACHQPNGQGVPGVFPALAGEGMSVDPDGIEDHIDIVVNGASGTAMQAYRNQLTMRELAAVITYERNAWDNDTGDTVQAADIHNFIQGNQ from the coding sequence ATGCTAACAATGCCTGCTGCATACGCAGAAAGCCTGCAGATTAACCTTCCGCGCGGCGCTACAGATATTAGTAATACAGTGTATAACCTGCACATGTTCGTATTCTATGTCTGTGTGGCTATCGGGGTTGTTGTATTTGCGGCCATGTTCTGGTCCATGATCCGCCACCGCAAGTCGCGTGGTCAGGTGCCAGCAAAATTCCACGACAACGTGAAGGTGGAAATCGCCTGGACCATTATTCCCTTTCTGATTCTAATCACTATGGCGGTGCCTGCCACCCGGGTCCTGATCGACATGGAAGATACTTCCGATTCTGACATGACGGTCCTTATCACAGGTTCACAGTGGCGTTGGAACTACGAGTATTTTGAACATGATGTTCAATATCGCAGTAGCCTGGCTACTATGCGAGATCAGATATATGGAAACTTGGAAAAAGGTGAAAATTACCTGTTAGAAGTCGACCGGCCGTTAGTTATACCTACAGACCGTAAAGTCCGCTTCCTGATAACTTCCGACGACGTTATTCACTCCTGGTGGGTGCCTGAGTTTGCCATTAAAAAAGACGCTAATCCCGGTTATATAAACGAAGCCTGGACCATCGTTGATGAGCCTGGAATTTACCGCGGTCAGTGTGCTGAACTTTGTGGTCGTGACCACGCTTTCATGCCTGTAGTTGTTATCGCCATGGAGCCCGATGATTTCGACGAATGGATAGCTAACGAGGAAACTCGTCAGGCTGAAGCCAGAGCCGAAGAAGAACGCTTACTGGATATGGAAATGAGTATGGATGAGCTCATGAGCATGGGTGAAAATGTTTACACCGCTCAGTGTGCAGCCTGTCACCAGCCGAACGGACAAGGTGTGCCGGGTGTATTCCCTGCGCTTGCTGGCGAAGGCATGTCCGTAGACCCTGATGGAATCGAAGACCATATAGATATAGTGGTTAATGGTGCATCCGGCACTGCCATGCAGGCCTATCGTAACCAGCTGACTATGCGCGAACTTGCTGCTGTTATTACCTATGAGCGTAATGCCTGGGATAATGACACCGGTGATACGGTGCAGGCAGCCGATATACATAATTTCATTCAGGGTAACCAATAA
- a CDS encoding DUF2909 domain-containing protein, with protein sequence MILKLLLAALLLYVIFNLFKGLFTMIKGDPEQPPMSFYIGRRLVFSVLAIVIILLALATGIITPNPRPY encoded by the coding sequence ATCATTTTAAAACTGCTACTCGCCGCATTACTGCTGTATGTCATTTTTAACTTATTCAAAGGACTGTTCACTATGATCAAAGGCGATCCGGAGCAGCCCCCGATGTCATTTTATATAGGTCGTCGTTTAGTCTTTTCCGTGCTGGCTATTGTCATTATTTTGCTTGCCCTGGCAACCGGAATTATAACGCCAAATCCGCGCCCCTACTGA
- a CDS encoding MATE family efflux transporter, with product MSHYSVADHRKVFAIALPMIISNIAAPMLGLVDTAIIGHLPDAIYLSAVALGAMAINFIYLLAVFLRMSTTGVVAQSYGAQDVPAQQRHFVHGLLFALALGLLCLLMQPLLLWALWQLVSGDQALQTLTNSYISIRLWGAPAALTNLVVLGVLLGRQQSKSAMSLVILANLVNVMLDVILIIGLGMNVAGAAWASVTAEWVTAIAGVVIVTRSLQMKLGQWPRARWQECKQLFSLNQDILIRSIVLQLCMAMMTAYASYYGQVTVAANAVLMQFLMLISLGLDGIAYATEALLGQAKGQNRRDRLRHWFWLTLFWSAIFALIYSLLFYFFGLNIIGLITNIPEVIESAGLYLPWLIALPLLAHWSYFFDGVYIGLSHSKAMRDSMLMAAAFGFLPAWWLTQAWQNHGLWFALSVFMVSRGLAQAWLIKKRGMLQLE from the coding sequence TTGAGTCACTATTCAGTTGCCGACCATCGTAAAGTCTTTGCTATTGCCCTGCCGATGATCATTTCTAATATCGCCGCCCCCATGCTGGGGCTGGTAGATACCGCCATCATAGGCCATTTACCCGATGCTATCTACCTGAGTGCGGTCGCACTAGGCGCTATGGCTATTAACTTCATTTACCTGCTAGCTGTCTTTTTGCGCATGTCGACGACCGGCGTTGTGGCGCAGTCATATGGTGCTCAGGACGTGCCAGCGCAGCAGCGTCATTTTGTACACGGGCTACTATTTGCTCTGGCACTAGGCCTTTTATGTCTGCTCATGCAACCACTTCTGTTGTGGGCGCTATGGCAACTGGTCAGTGGCGATCAAGCCTTGCAGACTCTCACCAATAGCTACATTAGTATTCGTTTATGGGGCGCCCCCGCAGCGCTTACCAACCTGGTGGTACTCGGAGTACTCCTTGGCCGCCAGCAAAGTAAAAGCGCGATGTCCCTGGTTATTCTGGCAAACCTGGTCAATGTCATGCTTGATGTCATTCTCATTATTGGTTTGGGCATGAACGTCGCCGGAGCCGCCTGGGCTTCTGTAACGGCCGAATGGGTGACCGCCATCGCCGGTGTGGTAATAGTTACTCGCAGCTTGCAGATGAAGCTGGGTCAATGGCCCCGTGCCCGCTGGCAGGAATGCAAACAGTTATTCAGCCTCAATCAGGACATTTTAATACGTTCCATAGTGCTGCAACTGTGCATGGCCATGATGACAGCTTATGCCTCCTATTACGGGCAGGTTACCGTAGCGGCCAATGCGGTACTCATGCAATTCCTTATGCTCATTTCCCTTGGGCTTGACGGCATCGCTTATGCGACTGAGGCGTTACTGGGCCAGGCCAAAGGACAAAATCGCCGCGACAGGCTACGTCACTGGTTTTGGTTAACTTTATTCTGGTCAGCCATCTTTGCGCTAATTTACAGCCTGTTATTTTATTTTTTTGGTCTCAATATTATTGGTCTCATTACGAACATTCCTGAAGTTATCGAAAGTGCAGGCCTTTACTTGCCCTGGCTTATCGCGCTGCCCTTACTGGCGCACTGGAGCTACTTTTTCGATGGCGTTTATATTGGTTTGTCGCATAGCAAGGCCATGCGCGACAGCATGCTCATGGCCGCTGCATTTGGCTTTTTACCGGCCTGGTGGCTGACTCAGGCCTGGCAGAATCACGGCTTATGGTTTGCACTCAGTGTTTTTATGGTCAGCCGCGGGTTGGCTCAGGCCTGGCTGATTAAAAAACGGGGCATGTTGCAACTGGAATAA
- a CDS encoding polysaccharide deacetylase family protein → MFRWLITAVVATTMLFVSPLVKAEAEPSVSILMYHHVSDSTPRSTSVNEEELREHLQYLKDNDFNVIDIRDAIAGVKGEQELPDKAVVLTFDDAYQNIFTNGHPILMEFEVPYTLFVTTDPVGNTPGRYMSWDQIRQMHEDGVTIANHTTDHAHMPRRQEGESETDWRQRSAENILQAEQKILDEVGVSYQLFAYPYGEYDNELAELVEELGFTGFGQHSGGFGPTTDMRAIPRFAAAGMYANLDTLGTKMAALSFPIEEIEYEDTLLAHDKARPVLEVAFEVRDFNPSQVNCFIRGQPGEVEWITENRMRLQAEEDLNYGRSRYNCTAPSISKSGRFYWFSMQWIRPREDGSWPG, encoded by the coding sequence ATGTTTCGTTGGTTAATAACGGCGGTCGTGGCGACTACAATGCTATTTGTCAGCCCCCTGGTGAAGGCAGAAGCTGAACCCAGTGTATCCATTTTAATGTATCATCATGTCAGTGACAGCACACCACGTTCTACCAGTGTCAATGAAGAAGAATTACGTGAACACCTGCAATACTTAAAAGATAATGATTTCAACGTTATCGACATTCGTGACGCTATTGCCGGGGTAAAAGGCGAGCAGGAATTACCTGATAAAGCGGTAGTACTGACTTTTGATGATGCATATCAGAATATATTTACCAACGGCCATCCTATTCTAATGGAATTTGAAGTGCCCTATACATTGTTTGTAACCACAGACCCGGTGGGTAACACTCCAGGGCGTTATATGAGTTGGGATCAAATCCGTCAAATGCATGAAGACGGTGTCACTATTGCAAATCACACTACAGACCACGCGCATATGCCACGACGCCAGGAAGGAGAAAGCGAAACGGACTGGCGCCAGCGTTCAGCCGAAAATATATTGCAGGCAGAACAAAAAATATTGGATGAAGTCGGAGTAAGTTATCAGCTGTTTGCTTATCCATATGGTGAATATGATAACGAATTAGCTGAACTGGTGGAGGAGCTGGGTTTTACCGGTTTTGGACAGCATTCAGGTGGCTTCGGCCCGACCACTGATATGCGGGCGATCCCACGTTTTGCAGCTGCTGGTATGTATGCCAACCTGGATACCTTAGGAACTAAGATGGCTGCCTTGTCATTTCCTATTGAAGAAATTGAATATGAGGATACTCTGCTGGCGCATGATAAAGCCCGGCCTGTTTTAGAGGTTGCTTTTGAAGTACGCGACTTTAATCCCAGTCAGGTAAATTGCTTCATTCGTGGTCAGCCTGGTGAGGTAGAATGGATTACTGAGAACCGGATGCGGTTGCAGGCCGAGGAAGATCTCAACTATGGCCGCTCACGTTACAACTGCACCGCACCGAGCATTAGTAAGTCTGGTCGGTTCTATTGGTTCTCGATGCAGTGGATACGGCCACGTGAGGATGGCAGCTGGCCTGGTTAA
- a CDS encoding cytochrome c oxidase assembly protein — translation MREQQQQKPDNSRVITRLLASVVLMFAFGFALVPLYEKFCEVTGFNGRTTNTAAAASDGSVIDTSRLVTVEFHTRVNRGLPWEFESEMRRIQLHPGETKVVNFTAKNRTGRDMTGQALPSVSPGEAAPYLLKTECFCFQNQPLAAGDTAVMPMQFYIDPDIPNHIRTFTLSYMMYDMTEAAAKGRVVVDTSE, via the coding sequence ATGCGCGAACAACAACAGCAGAAGCCAGATAACAGCCGGGTCATTACCCGACTGCTAGCCTCAGTGGTACTCATGTTCGCCTTTGGTTTTGCGCTGGTGCCCCTGTATGAGAAGTTTTGCGAAGTAACCGGTTTCAACGGGCGCACTACCAATACAGCGGCAGCAGCAAGCGATGGTAGCGTTATAGACACCAGTCGCTTAGTAACAGTGGAATTCCATACGCGTGTGAACCGTGGTCTACCCTGGGAATTTGAATCAGAAATGCGCCGTATCCAGTTGCATCCGGGCGAAACTAAGGTTGTGAATTTTACAGCTAAGAATCGCACCGGCCGTGATATGACGGGCCAGGCGCTACCTTCTGTTTCACCGGGTGAGGCTGCACCTTACTTGCTTAAAACTGAGTGTTTTTGCTTCCAGAACCAGCCCCTGGCGGCAGGTGACACGGCGGTCATGCCTATGCAGTTTTATATTGACCCGGATATTCCCAACCATATTCGCACCTTCACCCTGTCATACATGATGTATGACATGACAGAAGCCGCTGCCAAAGGACGTGTCGTTGTCGACACTTCTGAGTGA
- a CDS encoding COX15/CtaA family protein, whose translation MRRLTKFSLVFCFIVIVLGAFTRLTDAGLGCPDWPGCYGFLSVPQSESGRAVAEQAFPDAPLDTQKAWNEMIHRYAAGTLGLLVLAIAIIAIRRRREVTSKPLKLPVALLGLIIFQALLGMWTVTMMLQPAIVMAHLLGGFTTFSLLYLLYLRETPYQISGGEQGLRRFRTLAMVSLLVVVAQIALGGWVAANYAALACTELPICEGNWASNLNISGAFSLPEADTYEFGVHPYDERMTMHVFHRLGAIVTTLVVGFLLFKLWKHAVSSYFRRLTLAITLLLVVQLALGVSNVVFSLPLSVAVAHNAVGALLLLSLVGLNYNLARKA comes from the coding sequence ATGCGCAGGCTCACAAAGTTTTCTCTGGTTTTCTGCTTTATCGTTATTGTACTGGGTGCTTTCACCCGCTTAACGGACGCCGGGCTCGGTTGTCCAGACTGGCCAGGGTGCTACGGTTTTCTAAGTGTTCCGCAAAGCGAATCAGGCCGTGCGGTAGCTGAACAAGCTTTCCCCGACGCACCCCTGGATACTCAGAAAGCCTGGAATGAAATGATTCATCGTTATGCTGCGGGTACACTTGGGCTGCTCGTACTAGCGATTGCGATCATTGCCATTCGCAGACGCCGGGAGGTAACCTCTAAACCGCTGAAACTTCCTGTAGCTTTGCTTGGGCTCATTATATTTCAGGCCTTGCTCGGCATGTGGACGGTTACAATGATGCTGCAGCCAGCGATAGTAATGGCTCACTTGCTAGGCGGCTTCACGACCTTCTCATTGCTTTACCTGTTGTACTTAAGAGAAACGCCCTACCAAATTTCGGGAGGCGAGCAGGGATTACGACGGTTCAGAACGCTAGCCATGGTCAGCTTATTGGTTGTAGTTGCTCAGATTGCTCTGGGCGGCTGGGTGGCTGCTAACTATGCTGCACTGGCCTGTACCGAACTTCCGATATGCGAAGGAAACTGGGCCAGTAACCTGAATATTAGTGGTGCCTTTAGTTTGCCCGAGGCTGATACCTATGAATTTGGCGTACACCCATACGATGAGCGCATGACCATGCATGTGTTCCACCGTCTGGGCGCTATCGTAACTACCTTGGTTGTTGGCTTTCTATTGTTTAAATTATGGAAACACGCAGTATCCAGTTATTTCCGTCGCCTGACTCTTGCCATCACCCTTCTGTTAGTGGTGCAATTGGCCCTTGGAGTCAGTAATGTAGTATTTAGTTTACCGCTTTCAGTAGCGGTTGCTCACAACGCCGTAGGCGCCCTGTTGCTACTCTCATTAGTCGGGCTAAACTACAATTTAGCCCGTAAAGCATGA
- the cyoE gene encoding heme o synthase, giving the protein MTQQAIARSQERRASWREYLELTKPRVVALLLLTAVVGMCLATTGWVDWQIMLPAITGIGLMAGSAAAVNHLVDRHIDAKMARTLRRPLPTGALSPKKVIIFATVMGLLGYLLLELFVNRLTAMLTLASLVGYAVVYTMYLKRATPQNIVIGGIAGAAPPLLGWTAVTGEIHANAVLLVMIIFTWTPPHFWALAVHRAKDYAKAEVPMLPVTHGIDFTKTCILLYTVLLTVVCILPYLIGMSGLIYLAGVSALNIGFLAYAWKLKFAPNKMTAYNMFKYSIWYLMGLFILLLVDHYIFS; this is encoded by the coding sequence ATGACACAACAAGCAATAGCCCGCTCTCAGGAACGTCGCGCCAGCTGGCGTGAGTATCTTGAGCTGACCAAGCCAAGAGTAGTGGCCTTATTATTACTTACCGCGGTAGTAGGTATGTGCCTGGCCACCACTGGCTGGGTAGATTGGCAGATTATGCTGCCAGCCATTACTGGTATCGGCCTGATGGCTGGATCAGCAGCCGCGGTTAATCATCTGGTAGATCGTCACATTGATGCAAAAATGGCACGAACTTTACGTCGGCCACTACCTACAGGTGCATTATCGCCGAAAAAAGTAATCATCTTTGCAACGGTCATGGGCCTTCTTGGTTACCTGCTGCTGGAGCTTTTTGTGAATCGTCTGACTGCTATGCTGACATTAGCCAGCCTGGTCGGTTATGCGGTTGTTTATACGATGTACCTGAAACGGGCAACACCACAGAATATAGTGATCGGCGGTATTGCTGGTGCTGCGCCCCCTTTATTAGGCTGGACTGCAGTAACCGGTGAAATTCACGCTAATGCAGTGTTGCTAGTCATGATCATCTTTACCTGGACGCCACCTCACTTCTGGGCGCTGGCGGTACACCGGGCGAAAGACTATGCCAAAGCGGAAGTTCCTATGCTACCCGTTACTCACGGCATAGATTTCACCAAAACCTGCATTCTGCTTTATACCGTATTATTGACAGTGGTTTGCATCCTGCCCTATCTGATTGGCATGTCTGGCCTTATCTATTTAGCAGGTGTGAGTGCACTTAATATTGGTTTCCTGGCTTATGCATGGAAGCTCAAGTTTGCGCCCAATAAGATGACTGCATACAACATGTTTAAGTATTCAATCTGGTACTTAATGGGACTGTTCATTCTTCTACTCGTGGATCACTACATATTCTCATGA
- a CDS encoding SURF1 family protein, giving the protein MPVLRVGRLRLHPGALLITLLAIAIMVKLGFWQIDRGQEKQSIIDNHAIGVESEAQRLNPDTIYSSNMRTDEVVRARGSFRENQYFLVDNQTFNGRVGYHVVALLESEAIDPFLLPVNLGWVSIEGSRQTLPEVSLPAGEVEIEGRVHVPAEKPFLLGEQAFSDELPMRVQYLELEKLKQHLQLPLTDFSVLLDEEADFGFPRDWPVVVMEPHRHYAYAVQWFGLAIAALVIFLVASRVKSKAKEKYPQ; this is encoded by the coding sequence ATGCCCGTCCTTCGTGTAGGTCGACTTCGACTTCATCCCGGCGCTTTGCTTATTACTTTGCTTGCAATTGCTATCATGGTCAAGCTGGGCTTCTGGCAAATTGATCGTGGCCAGGAAAAGCAGTCTATCATTGATAATCATGCGATTGGCGTGGAATCCGAGGCTCAGCGACTAAACCCAGATACTATTTACTCATCAAATATGCGTACCGATGAGGTTGTTCGTGCACGCGGCTCCTTTCGCGAGAATCAGTATTTCCTGGTAGATAATCAGACCTTCAATGGCCGCGTGGGATATCACGTAGTAGCACTTTTGGAGAGCGAAGCTATTGACCCTTTTCTGTTACCCGTAAACCTCGGATGGGTATCTATTGAGGGCAGCCGCCAGACTTTACCTGAGGTTAGTTTACCAGCAGGTGAAGTAGAGATAGAAGGCAGAGTCCATGTGCCTGCAGAGAAACCTTTTTTGCTTGGCGAACAAGCATTTTCCGACGAACTACCAATGCGGGTTCAGTACCTTGAGCTCGAGAAACTAAAACAACATCTGCAATTACCACTGACAGACTTTAGTGTGCTGCTGGATGAAGAAGCAGATTTTGGATTTCCCCGTGACTGGCCTGTTGTCGTGATGGAGCCCCACCGCCACTACGCCTACGCAGTACAATGGTTTGGCCTGGCAATTGCCGCGCTGGTCATTTTCCTCGTTGCCAGCCGGGTTAAATCCAAAGCCAAGGAGAAGTACCCACAATGA
- the lexA gene encoding transcriptional repressor LexA codes for MRPLTPRQAEILDLIKTNIEATGMPPTRAEIAKRLGFRSANSAEEHLKALARKGVIEMMPGMSRGIRLLQEEVEEPEQPGLPLIGQVAAGEPILALQHIESHYQVDQHLFQPQADFLLRVNGMSMQKIGILDGDLLAVHKTTQARNGQVVVARIEDDVTVKRFERHGSNVMLHPENDEFSTIHIDLTSQPLTIEGLAVGVIRNGAWL; via the coding sequence ATGCGACCTTTAACACCACGACAAGCAGAAATACTGGACCTTATTAAGACAAATATTGAGGCGACCGGTATGCCACCTACCCGGGCTGAAATTGCCAAACGGCTAGGTTTTCGTTCCGCCAATTCTGCGGAAGAGCACCTTAAGGCTCTGGCCAGAAAAGGGGTTATTGAAATGATGCCCGGCATGTCTCGTGGTATTCGCCTCTTACAGGAAGAAGTAGAAGAACCGGAACAGCCCGGACTACCTTTAATCGGACAAGTCGCAGCCGGTGAGCCTATCCTGGCGCTGCAGCATATAGAAAGTCATTACCAGGTTGACCAGCATCTGTTTCAGCCTCAAGCGGATTTCCTGCTACGGGTAAATGGCATGAGCATGCAAAAAATTGGCATTCTGGATGGTGATTTACTGGCGGTACATAAAACCACCCAGGCTCGCAATGGTCAGGTCGTTGTCGCCCGCATTGAAGATGACGTGACAGTCAAGCGCTTCGAACGCCACGGCAGCAATGTCATGTTACACCCGGAAAATGATGAATTTTCTACTATCCATATTGATTTAACTTCACAACCACTGACCATCGAAGGGTTAGCCGTTGGTGTAATAAGAAATGGAGCTTGGTTATGA
- a CDS encoding SCO family protein: MMQKLLFPIVLAIVAVVGVVSYQLMNDDSPPELETSLLYSSPRTIEPFVLQGTEGNEVTNSDLEGQWTILFTGYTFCPDICPTTMAQLKQRWSQLTATTNTPVRVWMVSVDPQRDDIPRLRNYVEFFGEDFFGVTAEHKELFPFVRNLGLMYSIPDEDETNYLVNHSAALILINPDGHQQAVFRASHEPGMIPTVNPQLLINDFNRIVSYLE; the protein is encoded by the coding sequence ATGATGCAAAAGCTTTTATTTCCTATTGTTCTCGCAATCGTTGCCGTAGTTGGCGTGGTCAGTTACCAGCTCATGAATGACGACTCACCACCTGAACTTGAGACCAGCTTGCTGTATTCGTCGCCCCGAACTATTGAGCCTTTTGTACTGCAAGGCACTGAAGGTAATGAAGTGACTAATAGTGACCTGGAAGGACAATGGACCATTCTGTTTACAGGTTATACTTTTTGCCCGGATATCTGCCCGACTACCATGGCTCAGCTGAAACAGCGCTGGTCTCAGCTTACGGCGACTACTAATACGCCAGTCAGAGTCTGGATGGTTTCGGTAGATCCGCAACGTGACGATATTCCGCGTTTACGTAATTACGTAGAATTCTTTGGAGAAGACTTTTTTGGTGTGACCGCAGAGCACAAAGAGCTTTTCCCCTTTGTGCGTAATCTGGGTCTGATGTACAGCATTCCAGACGAGGATGAGACCAATTATCTGGTAAATCACAGCGCTGCTTTGATACTCATTAATCCAGATGGGCATCAGCAGGCGGTATTTCGTGCCAGTCACGAACCTGGAATGATCCCTACTGTGAATCCACAGTTACTGATTAATGATTTTAATCGTATTGTCAGCTACCTGGAATAA
- a CDS encoding cytochrome c oxidase subunit 3: MKNENVEHEKYYVPDQSIWPIVGAVALGLIAYGAAHYTIEWSNQESGFGHWVLLAGIVVLLIMLTGWFRDQIRESQQGLYSAQMSRSYRQGMSWFIFSEVMFFMAFFGALFYARMIAVPWLGGASNNAMTGEVLWPAFEAIWPLTTTPDGTETQAMGWGLPLMNTMILITSSVTLHFAHVGLEKDKRKSLTTWLAITIALGLIFLGFQMYEYVHAYRDLGLTLQSGIYGNTFFLLTGFHGMHVTLGAIMLIVMLARVMKGHFSKNNQFAFEASVWYWHFVDVVWVLLFFFVYII, translated from the coding sequence ATGAAAAACGAGAACGTGGAACACGAAAAGTATTATGTCCCAGACCAAAGTATATGGCCCATTGTAGGAGCCGTTGCTCTGGGTCTTATCGCTTATGGGGCAGCACATTACACAATTGAATGGTCGAACCAGGAATCTGGTTTTGGTCACTGGGTGCTACTGGCAGGTATCGTAGTATTACTCATTATGCTGACTGGCTGGTTTCGTGATCAGATTCGCGAATCCCAGCAAGGTCTGTACAGTGCGCAAATGAGCCGTTCTTATCGACAGGGTATGAGCTGGTTTATTTTCTCCGAAGTTATGTTCTTTATGGCTTTCTTTGGTGCCCTCTTTTACGCACGCATGATTGCAGTGCCATGGCTTGGCGGTGCGAGCAATAATGCTATGACGGGTGAAGTCTTATGGCCTGCTTTTGAAGCTATCTGGCCGCTGACTACTACACCTGATGGCACTGAAACCCAGGCTATGGGCTGGGGCCTGCCACTAATGAACACTATGATTCTGATAACGTCTTCCGTTACTCTGCATTTTGCTCATGTTGGTCTGGAAAAAGATAAGCGTAAATCATTAACCACATGGTTAGCGATTACTATTGCGCTGGGTCTTATATTCCTGGGGTTCCAAATGTACGAGTACGTGCATGCTTATCGGGATCTGGGGCTGACTCTGCAATCCGGTATCTATGGTAATACCTTCTTCCTGCTGACTGGTTTTCACGGTATGCACGTAACCCTGGGAGCCATCATGTTAATTGTGATGCTCGCCAGGGTCATGAAGGGACATTTCAGTAAGAATAATCAGTTCGCCTTCGAAGCGAGTGTCTGGTACTGGCACTTCGTCGACGTGGTTTGGGTACTGTTGTTCTTCTTTGTTTATATTATCTAA
- the ctaD gene encoding cytochrome c oxidase subunit I, which yields MSTVVDTHPDHDHDDHHDHKPTGIKRWLFTTNHKDIGTLYLLFSFLMFLVGGTMALVIRAELFQPGMQIVDPHFFNQMTTMHGLIMVFGAVMPAFTGLANWMIPMMIGAPDMALPRMNNWSFWILPFAFIILLSSMFMPGGGPAFGWTFYAPLSTTYSTDSTALFVFAIHIMGISSIMGAINVIVTIMNMRAPGMSYMKMPLFVWTWFITAFLLIAVMPVLAGVVTMVLTDKYFATSFFDAAGGGDPVLFQHLFWFFGHPEVYIMILPSFGIVSAIIPAFARKPLFGYASMVYATAAIAGLSFLVWAHHMFTTGMPVFASLFFMYMTMLIAVPTGVKIFNWVSTMWRGSMTFEAPMLFALAFVILFTIGGFSGIMLAITPVDYQYHDTYFVVAHFHYVLVSGAVFSIMAAAYYWLPKWSGVMFDEGLAKLHFWCSVISVNILFFPMHFVGLAGMPRRIPDYALQFADINAVVSVGAFLFGFSQLIFLAVVVKCCMKKGEPAPAKPWEGAEGLEWEVPSPAPYHTFDTPPQIK from the coding sequence ATGAGCACAGTAGTTGATACACATCCTGATCATGATCATGATGACCATCATGACCATAAGCCCACAGGCATTAAACGTTGGTTATTCACCACCAACCATAAAGACATAGGTACACTTTACCTGCTCTTTAGTTTCCTGATGTTTTTAGTGGGCGGTACCATGGCGCTGGTTATTCGCGCCGAACTATTTCAGCCGGGGATGCAGATTGTAGATCCTCATTTCTTTAACCAAATGACCACTATGCATGGTCTTATCATGGTCTTCGGTGCTGTTATGCCTGCCTTTACCGGGCTGGCAAACTGGATGATACCTATGATGATAGGCGCGCCAGATATGGCGTTGCCGCGTATGAATAACTGGAGCTTCTGGATACTCCCGTTTGCGTTCATTATTCTGCTGTCGTCGATGTTCATGCCTGGAGGGGGACCCGCATTCGGCTGGACCTTCTATGCACCGCTCTCCACCACTTACAGTACAGACTCTACCGCTCTGTTCGTATTTGCCATTCATATCATGGGCATATCATCCATCATGGGGGCGATTAACGTTATCGTGACCATTATGAATATGCGTGCACCTGGCATGAGTTACATGAAAATGCCGCTGTTCGTGTGGACCTGGTTCATTACCGCCTTCCTGCTTATTGCAGTAATGCCAGTATTGGCCGGTGTGGTGACCATGGTGTTAACGGATAAGTACTTTGCGACCAGCTTCTTTGACGCGGCGGGCGGGGGTGATCCCGTACTTTTCCAGCATTTATTCTGGTTCTTCGGGCACCCTGAAGTCTATATTATGATACTGCCTTCGTTTGGTATTGTATCCGCTATTATCCCAGCCTTTGCCCGTAAGCCTCTGTTTGGTTATGCCTCTATGGTGTATGCAACAGCGGCCATAGCAGGGCTGTCATTCCTGGTCTGGGCACACCACATGTTTACCACGGGTATGCCAGTGTTCGCATCCCTGTTCTTTATGTATATGACCATGCTGATTGCAGTGCCTACCGGGGTTAAGATCTTTAACTGGGTGAGCACTATGTGGCGGGGGTCCATGACCTTTGAAGCACCTATGCTCTTCGCACTGGCTTTCGTAATACTGTTCACCATCGGTGGTTTCTCCGGCATTATGCTGGCTATTACACCGGTTGATTACCAGTATCATGATACTTATTTCGTAGTGGCCCATTTCCACTATGTATTAGTCAGTGGCGCAGTCTTCTCTATCATGGCGGCTGCCTATTATTGGTTGCCCAAATGGTCTGGGGTTATGTTCGATGAAGGCCTGGCGAAACTGCACTTCTGGTGCTCGGTGATTTCGGTCAATATCCTGTTCTTCCCTATGCACTTTGTAGGTTTAGCAGGCATGCCACGCCGTATCCCTGATTATGCGCTACAGTTTGCGGATATAAACGCAGTGGTCAGTGTTGGCGCCTTCCTGTTTGGTTTCTCACAGCTGATCTTCCTTGCTGTTGTGGTGAAATGCTGCATGAAGAAAGGCGAACCTGCACCGGCTAAACCATGGGAAGGTGCTGAAGGTCTGGAATGGGAAGTGCCTTCACCGGCTCCGTACCATACTTTTGATACACCACCACAGATTAAGTAA